CCTTCAAGGTCTGGGGCATCTACACCGCCACGGCCGTGGCCATTGTCGCCACCGTGGCGCAGATTGCCTATCTGCGCTTGAAGACCGGCAAGATCGAACCCATGCAATGGATGAGCCTCGGTGTCATCGTGCTGTTCGGCGGCGCCACTTTGCTGGCCCATGACGACAATTTCATCAAATGGAAGCCCACGGTGCTGTACTGGCTCATGGGCGGCGCGCTGCTGATCGGCCAGCTGGTGTTCAAGAAGAACCTGCTGCGCTCCGTCATGGGTGCGCAGCTGCAGCTGCCCGATGCCATCTGGCTCAAGCTCAACTGGGCCTGGACCGCGTTCTTCGCGGCCATGGGCGCGCTCAACATCTGGGTGGCCTATAACTTCGACACCGACACCTGGGTCAACTTCAAGCTGTTTGGAGGCATGGGACTGATGGTGGTGTTCGTGATTGCGCAAGCCATCTACATGAGCCGCTACCTGCCCCAGGACGGCGCGCCCAGCGCCGCCGAAGCCAAGGACAAGCAGCCATGAACCTGACCATCAGTGCCCAGGCCATGGACGCCGCCCTGCGCCAGCGTCTGGCCCCGACCCAGCTCGAAGTCATCGACGAGAGCTATCAGCATGCTGGCCATGCCGGTGCCAATGACAGCGGCGTGGGCACGCATTTTCGCGTACGCATTGCTTGCCCAGCCTTTGATGGCAAAAGCCGCGTGGCACGCCATCGCCTTGTGTATGATGCACTGCAAGACTTCATTGACCAGGGTGCTCATGCCATCGCCATTGAAGTACTTTGAGAACCCACGGTTCTGACCACAGGCTCCTTGACGGGAGCCTGTTGTGTATGGACTGAACTTCATTCACTTTTCTCGATCTCAACTCGAATGAGCATGAAACAAAAGCAACTGGCCCGCATCGTGGGCGCCACAGTTCTGGGCTTTGCCGCCCTGTCCGCCTCGGCCCAGAATGTGGCCATCGTCAATGGCAAGGCCGTGCCCATGGCCCGCGTCAACGCCCTGAAGGCCCAGATCGAAGCCAGCGGCCAGCCCGTTGCCCCCGAGATGGACAAGATGATCAAGGACGAGGTCATCGCACGTGAAGTCTTCATGCAGGAAGCCAACCGCCGCGGTCTGGCCGCCTCCGAGGCCTACAAGCAGCAGATGGACATGGCCCGCCAGACCGTGCTGATCCGTGCGCTGTTCGAAGACTTCCAGAAGAAGAACCCCGTGACCGATGCCGAAGCCAAGGCCGAATACGACAAGTTCGTCGAGGCCAATGGCGGCAAGGAATACAAGGCCAGCCACATCCTGGTGGAATCCGAGGACCGCGCCAAGGCCATCATCGCCGAAGTGAAGGCCGGCAAGAAGTTCGAAGACATCGCCAAGAAGGAATCCAAGGACCCCGGATCGGGTGCCCGCGGCG
This DNA window, taken from Comamonas testosteroni TK102, encodes the following:
- a CDS encoding septation protein A — encoded protein: MKLLIDFFPIILFFVAFKVWGIYTATAVAIVATVAQIAYLRLKTGKIEPMQWMSLGVIVLFGGATLLAHDDNFIKWKPTVLYWLMGGALLIGQLVFKKNLLRSVMGAQLQLPDAIWLKLNWAWTAFFAAMGALNIWVAYNFDTDTWVNFKLFGGMGLMVVFVIAQAIYMSRYLPQDGAPSAAEAKDKQP
- a CDS encoding BolA family protein produces the protein MNLTISAQAMDAALRQRLAPTQLEVIDESYQHAGHAGANDSGVGTHFRVRIACPAFDGKSRVARHRLVYDALQDFIDQGAHAIAIEVL
- a CDS encoding peptidylprolyl isomerase; translation: MSMKQKQLARIVGATVLGFAALSASAQNVAIVNGKAVPMARVNALKAQIEASGQPVAPEMDKMIKDEVIAREVFMQEANRRGLAASEAYKQQMDMARQTVLIRALFEDFQKKNPVTDAEAKAEYDKFVEANGGKEYKASHILVESEDRAKAIIAEVKAGKKFEDIAKKESKDPGSGARGGDLDWANPNNYVPEFTEALIKLKKGEMTDTPVKSQFGWHIIRMDDERQAEMPKFEDVKPQITQQLQQQKLQQFQDQLRKSAKIQ